The Pelagibacterium halotolerans B2 genome has a segment encoding these proteins:
- a CDS encoding fumarylacetoacetate hydrolase family protein, with product MKLMRVGAKGAERPAVLHSDGTIRDLSGIVDDIAGDVLTPEGLVKIAGADLSGLPELDKSLRIGPCVGRVGKFICVGLNYADHAAESGLDVPREPVLFMKATSAICGPNDDVIIPKNSSQTDWEVELGVVIGKEARYVDEEDALDHVAGYCVVNDVSEREFQTRRSGQWVKGKSADTFGPIGPWLVTKDEVNDPQNLGMWLEVDGHRYQNGSTRTMVFGVVRVVSYISQFMSLQPGDVITTGTPPGVGMGIKPDPVYLRPGQTMRLGVEGLGEQTQKTVAWQG from the coding sequence ATGAAGCTCATGCGCGTTGGGGCCAAGGGGGCCGAGAGGCCGGCGGTTTTGCATTCGGACGGGACGATCCGGGATCTGAGCGGGATCGTTGACGATATCGCGGGGGATGTGCTGACGCCCGAGGGGCTGGTAAAGATTGCCGGGGCCGATCTTTCGGGGCTGCCGGAGTTGGACAAGAGCCTGCGGATCGGGCCGTGCGTGGGGCGGGTCGGCAAGTTCATCTGCGTGGGGCTCAATTATGCCGACCATGCCGCCGAAAGCGGGCTGGACGTGCCCAGGGAGCCCGTGCTGTTCATGAAGGCGACCAGCGCGATCTGCGGGCCCAATGACGATGTGATCATTCCGAAAAATTCGAGCCAGACCGATTGGGAAGTCGAGCTTGGCGTGGTGATCGGCAAGGAGGCGCGCTATGTGGACGAGGAAGATGCCCTCGATCATGTGGCGGGCTATTGCGTGGTCAACGACGTGTCCGAACGCGAATTCCAGACCAGGCGTTCCGGGCAGTGGGTCAAGGGCAAATCGGCCGATACGTTCGGGCCGATCGGGCCGTGGCTGGTGACCAAAGACGAGGTCAACGATCCGCAAAATCTCGGCATGTGGCTGGAGGTCGACGGGCATCGCTATCAGAACGGGTCAACCAGAACGATGGTGTTCGGGGTGGTGCGTGTGGTGAGCTATATTTCCCAGTTCATGAGCCTGCAGCCGGGCGATGTCATCACCACCGGCACGCCACCGGGCGTGGGCATGGGGATCAAGCCCGATCCGGTGTATCTCAGACCCGGCCAGACCATGCGCCTCGGCGTTGAAGGGCTGGGCGAACAGACCCAGAAGACCGTGGCCTGGCAGGGCTAG
- a CDS encoding 2-hydroxyacid dehydrogenase, whose amino-acid sequence MGEPILTFDSLLEPIGSELAARYELISAGDPRALERLSEFRVAITNGGLGMESEWIEKLPDLELIAVNGVGTDRIDLDLCASRSIHVATTLGVLTDDVADMAMGLVIAAMRAFGQGQAFVRSGEWAQGKKMGLARALKGKTFGIVGLGAIGKAIGERAEAFKFDIGFWNRSEKSVEGWTAFDTPVALAQWADVLVVAVAATAETQGMIDKTVLDALGRDGFVVNIARGSVIDEGALLDALEAKAIAGAGLDVFLNEPQIDARFLKLDNVFLIPHQGSATVETRTGMAQTVKDNIDAFFAGKVPPTSITASRFA is encoded by the coding sequence GTGGGCGAACCCATCCTGACATTCGATAGTTTGCTCGAGCCGATCGGCTCGGAACTGGCGGCGCGTTATGAGCTGATTTCGGCGGGCGATCCCAGGGCGCTGGAGCGGCTTTCCGAGTTCCGCGTGGCGATCACCAATGGCGGGCTGGGGATGGAAAGCGAATGGATCGAAAAGCTGCCCGATCTCGAGCTGATCGCCGTCAACGGGGTGGGCACCGACAGGATCGATCTCGATCTTTGCGCGTCGCGATCCATCCATGTGGCGACGACGCTGGGCGTTTTGACCGACGATGTGGCCGACATGGCCATGGGGCTGGTGATCGCCGCGATGCGCGCGTTCGGACAGGGGCAGGCTTTCGTGCGTTCGGGCGAGTGGGCGCAGGGCAAGAAGATGGGGTTGGCGCGGGCCCTCAAGGGCAAGACATTCGGAATCGTGGGGCTGGGGGCCATCGGCAAAGCGATCGGGGAACGGGCAGAGGCCTTCAAGTTCGATATCGGGTTCTGGAACCGTTCGGAAAAATCTGTCGAAGGCTGGACGGCGTTCGATACGCCGGTGGCGTTGGCGCAATGGGCCGATGTGCTGGTGGTCGCGGTGGCGGCAACGGCTGAAACGCAAGGGATGATCGACAAGACGGTTCTCGACGCGCTGGGGCGCGACGGGTTCGTGGTCAATATCGCCCGCGGGAGCGTGATCGACGAAGGTGCGCTGCTCGATGCGCTGGAAGCGAAGGCCATCGCGGGGGCGGGGCTCGATGTGTTTTTGAACGAGCCGCAGATCGATGCGCGGTTCTTAAAACTCGACAACGTGTTTCTCATCCCCCACCAGGGCAGCGCGACGGTCGAGACACGCACCGGGATGGCGCAGACGGTCAAGGACAATATCGACGCTTTTTTTGCCGGTAAGGTGCCGCCGACCTCGATCACGGCAAGCCGCTTTGCCTGA
- a CDS encoding fumarylacetoacetate hydrolase family protein, translating into MDGSGVFNKGVFLGRVRLAEGGHPRIVTVRDGQVIDITAKAAPTVRDICEMDDPSGYVKSAPGEAVADLDAVLDGKAEGVTLLSPVDLQAVKASGVTFVVSLLERVIEEQAKGDAGRADALRGEILALIGEDLSQLVPGSDAAMAVKAKLVEKGVWSQYLEVGIGPDAEIFTKCQPMASVGHGADVGLHPISTWNNPEPEVALIVSSNGDIVGATLGNDVNLRDVEGRSALLLGKAKDNNASAALGPFIRLFDGGFSLDSVKQMEIVLEVVGQDGFVLTGASSMSQISRTPESLVAAALGSHHQYPDGLALYLGTMFAPVQDRDGAGKGFTHKLGDLVTISTPMLGALVNTVRLSTECAPWTYGPRALMGDLAKAGLL; encoded by the coding sequence ATGGACGGATCAGGGGTTTTCAACAAGGGCGTATTTCTGGGCCGGGTGCGGCTGGCAGAGGGCGGGCATCCGCGCATCGTGACGGTGCGGGATGGGCAGGTGATCGACATCACCGCCAAAGCCGCGCCGACGGTGCGCGATATTTGCGAGATGGACGATCCGTCCGGCTATGTGAAAAGCGCTCCGGGTGAAGCGGTTGCCGATCTTGATGCGGTGCTGGACGGCAAGGCGGAGGGCGTGACGCTGCTTTCGCCGGTCGATCTGCAGGCGGTCAAGGCGTCGGGAGTGACGTTCGTGGTGAGCCTGCTCGAGCGGGTGATCGAGGAGCAGGCCAAGGGCGATGCAGGGCGCGCCGATGCGCTGCGCGGGGAAATCCTTGCGCTGATCGGGGAGGATCTTTCCCAATTGGTGCCGGGCTCGGATGCGGCCATGGCGGTCAAGGCCAAGCTGGTCGAAAAGGGCGTCTGGAGCCAATATCTCGAAGTGGGGATCGGACCGGACGCTGAAATCTTCACCAAATGCCAGCCGATGGCCAGCGTCGGGCATGGGGCCGATGTGGGGCTGCACCCGATCTCGACCTGGAACAATCCTGAGCCGGAAGTGGCGCTGATCGTTTCGTCCAACGGCGACATTGTCGGAGCGACGCTGGGCAATGACGTCAATCTGCGCGATGTCGAGGGGCGTTCGGCGCTGCTTTTGGGCAAGGCCAAGGACAACAACGCTTCGGCGGCGCTGGGACCGTTCATCAGGCTGTTCGATGGTGGCTTTTCGCTCGACAGCGTCAAGCAGATGGAGATTGTGCTCGAGGTGGTGGGCCAAGACGGGTTCGTTCTGACGGGCGCTTCGTCGATGAGCCAGATTTCGCGGACGCCGGAATCGCTTGTGGCGGCGGCGCTAGGGTCTCACCATCAATATCCGGACGGACTGGCGCTCTATCTGGGGACGATGTTCGCGCCGGTGCAGGACCGCGACGGGGCCGGCAAGGGGTTTACGCACAAGCTGGGGGATTTGGTGACGATTTCGACGCCGATGCTGGGGGCGCTGGTCAACACGGTTCGGCTGTCTACCGAGTGCGCGCCGTGGACATATGGGCCAAGGGCACTGATGGGCGATCTGGCCAAAGCGGGGCTGCTTTAG
- a CDS encoding SDR family NAD(P)-dependent oxidoreductase — protein sequence MGDHFGSMDGKRVLYTGAAGGLGLPTTLKLLDAGAQVVVLDNDAKKIAQLEAAADGAAGLGVVQCDLSDLKGLRATLDGLMAKDGGFDVVINNAAIYPSKPFEDFTFEEMQLVHRINVEAALVCVMAALPSMKQKGWGRIINISSITVAGAWDNLVPYVQSKAALIGLARGWAREFGAYGITVNAIAPGAFPTDAEAIHPDRVAYEKRIIDSQAIKRRGRPDDIAHALMFLASDSAGFITGQTINVDGGWIMR from the coding sequence ATGGGCGATCATTTCGGATCGATGGACGGAAAGCGCGTGCTCTATACGGGCGCGGCGGGCGGATTGGGCCTGCCCACGACGCTGAAACTGCTCGACGCGGGCGCGCAGGTCGTCGTTCTGGACAATGATGCGAAAAAAATAGCGCAACTGGAGGCGGCGGCCGATGGGGCGGCGGGGCTTGGGGTGGTGCAATGCGACCTTTCCGATCTTAAGGGATTGAGGGCAACGCTCGATGGGCTGATGGCAAAGGATGGCGGGTTCGATGTCGTCATCAACAATGCGGCGATCTATCCGTCCAAGCCGTTCGAGGATTTTACATTCGAAGAGATGCAACTGGTCCACAGGATCAATGTGGAGGCGGCATTGGTGTGCGTAATGGCGGCATTGCCTTCGATGAAGCAAAAGGGCTGGGGACGGATCATCAACATTTCCTCGATCACTGTGGCGGGTGCGTGGGACAATCTGGTCCCTTATGTGCAATCGAAAGCCGCGCTGATCGGGCTGGCCCGGGGCTGGGCGCGCGAGTTCGGCGCCTATGGGATTACCGTCAATGCGATCGCGCCGGGGGCGTTTCCGACCGATGCTGAGGCGATCCATCCCGACCGGGTGGCTTATGAGAAGCGCATCATCGACAGCCAGGCAATCAAGCGGCGCGGGCGCCCGGACGATATCGCCCATGCGCTGATGTTTCTGGCATCGGACAGCGCGGGGTTCATCACGGGCCAGACCATCAATGTCGATGGCGGCTGGATCATGAGATAG
- a CDS encoding SDR family oxidoreductase: protein MADISGKTCLITAAAQGIGRASALAFAAAGARVFATDINETLLGELDGVSGIETRVLDVLSTEAVEALVTEIGTVDIVFNCAGIVHGGTVLEASEADIDFALELNFKAQARMIRAVLPGMISRGDGAIINMSSVASSVTGVPNRFAYTASKAAVIGLTKSVAADFVGQGIRCNAIAPGTVDSPSLQERLRATGDYEAARAAFEARQPVGRLGTPQEIADLAVYLAGASYTTGQIYAIDGGWTT, encoded by the coding sequence ATGGCCGATATTTCGGGCAAGACCTGCCTCATAACGGCGGCGGCGCAGGGGATCGGGCGCGCTTCGGCGCTGGCGTTTGCGGCGGCGGGGGCGCGGGTTTTCGCCACCGATATCAACGAGACGCTGCTGGGTGAACTCGATGGCGTGTCGGGGATCGAGACGCGGGTGCTCGACGTGCTCTCGACCGAGGCGGTGGAGGCGTTGGTTACCGAGATCGGGACCGTCGATATCGTGTTCAATTGCGCGGGGATCGTGCATGGTGGCACGGTGCTCGAAGCGAGCGAAGCCGATATCGATTTTGCCCTCGAGCTCAATTTCAAGGCGCAGGCGCGCATGATCAGGGCGGTGCTGCCGGGCATGATTTCGCGCGGGGACGGAGCGATCATCAATATGAGTTCGGTGGCGTCCTCGGTGACGGGGGTGCCCAACCGGTTCGCCTATACGGCGTCCAAGGCGGCGGTGATCGGGCTGACCAAATCGGTGGCTGCCGATTTCGTGGGGCAGGGCATTCGCTGCAACGCGATTGCGCCGGGAACCGTCGACAGCCCGTCGCTGCAGGAGCGGTTGCGGGCGACAGGAGACTATGAAGCGGCGCGGGCGGCCTTCGAGGCACGCCAGCCGGTGGGGCGGCTTGGGACGCCGCAAGAGATTGCCGATCTGGCCGTCTATCTGGCGGGGGCCAGTTATACGACGGGACAAATCTACGCTATCGACGGAGGCTGGACCACTTAA